In Deinococcus cellulosilyticus NBRC 106333 = KACC 11606, a single window of DNA contains:
- a CDS encoding zinc-dependent alcohol dehydrogenase family protein, with amino-acid sequence MTSDHGRTMHAALITAPHTIEYQEVSIPEPQAGEVRIRVHLAGVCGTDAHLLEGHFQAKLPLIPGHEIVGYIDALGSGVRGFTEGQRVVLDPDLNCGTCIMCQKGMRHQCLHYEAIGVTRAGGFAEYVVAPSSVVYDASDLDPEMAVFAEPLGCVAWGITRLRPEPGSTALLYGAGGIGLLLMQALLASGVSEITVVDPQTARLELARKLGAKHVLQASAETGGQLRDLYPHGFDVVTEATGVPRVQQGMIDQAIAGGKILVFGVAPEEAKIEVSPYDIFRKDLSILGSFSLNATIPLALKWMRSGQVKTSELITDTVPLGQLHEAIRQKIIASPESIKATVALL; translated from the coding sequence ATGACCTCAGACCATGGACGGACCATGCATGCTGCCCTGATCACTGCTCCCCACACCATCGAGTATCAGGAGGTGTCCATTCCAGAGCCTCAGGCAGGAGAGGTGCGCATTCGTGTGCATCTGGCAGGGGTGTGTGGAACAGATGCCCACCTGCTCGAAGGTCACTTTCAGGCGAAACTCCCCCTCATTCCCGGTCACGAAATTGTGGGTTACATTGATGCACTCGGATCAGGGGTGCGGGGTTTCACGGAAGGGCAACGGGTGGTGCTGGACCCGGACCTGAATTGTGGGACCTGCATCATGTGCCAGAAAGGCATGCGTCACCAGTGCCTGCACTACGAGGCCATCGGGGTGACCCGTGCTGGAGGGTTTGCAGAGTACGTGGTGGCCCCATCAAGTGTGGTGTATGACGCCAGTGACCTTGATCCTGAAATGGCGGTGTTCGCTGAACCGCTCGGTTGTGTGGCCTGGGGCATCACCCGACTCAGGCCCGAACCTGGCTCTACAGCCTTGCTTTATGGGGCTGGAGGGATCGGGCTCCTGCTGATGCAGGCGTTGCTGGCCTCTGGCGTCAGTGAGATCACTGTGGTGGACCCGCAAACTGCCCGCCTTGAACTTGCGCGAAAGCTGGGAGCAAAACATGTGCTGCAGGCCTCTGCAGAAACAGGTGGGCAACTCAGGGACCTGTACCCTCATGGGTTTGACGTGGTGACCGAGGCCACAGGCGTGCCGAGGGTGCAGCAGGGAATGATCGATCAGGCGATTGCCGGAGGGAAGATTCTGGTGTTCGGGGTGGCCCCCGAGGAGGCGAAGATTGAGGTGAGCCCTTACGACATCTTCAGAAAAGACCTCTCCATTCTGGGCAGTTTTTCGCTGAATGCCACGATTCCTCTGGCCTTGAAGTGGATGCGCAGTGGTCAGGTGAAAACCAGTGAACTGATCACCGACACCGTGCCCCTGGGTCAACTGCATGAGGCCATCAGGCAGAAGATCATCGCCTCTCCAGAGTCTATCAAGGCCACTGTGGCTTTGCTTTGA